A single Nitrososphaerales archaeon DNA region contains:
- a CDS encoding formate--phosphoribosylaminoimidazolecarboxamide ligase family protein yields the protein MIARKQITEIVKGYGDIAIGVLGSHSALEVMDGAKDENMQTVVICQKGRETPYKRFSRLADKMIVLNKFSSVLERRVQSKLRELGTILVPHRAFTAYVGYDGIENSLLVPIFGNRSLLRAEERTVRRNQYYLLERARIRHPKIFGSPEQIDRPVIIKVQEAKRKMERAFFIASTYEDYKQKLQQRIEKGIIGRDDLARAVIEEFVIGTYFNFNFFYSPLKDEVEFLGIERRLQTNIHDFVTIPARQQLDIDIQLQNIEVGHTPASIRESLLEKVFAMGDKFVRATKKEYPPGIIGPLSLQSVVTVDMDIVVYDVSLRVPGNPIMATTSPYTKYYYGKTFGVGRRIAMEIKNAYIEERIVDVVT from the coding sequence ATGATAGCAAGGAAGCAAATTACAGAGATAGTAAAAGGTTATGGCGACATTGCTATAGGGGTACTAGGAAGCCATTCGGCTCTAGAGGTAATGGACGGTGCGAAGGATGAAAATATGCAAACTGTTGTTATATGTCAGAAAGGCAGAGAAACGCCATACAAAAGATTTAGCAGACTAGCAGACAAAATGATAGTGTTGAACAAATTTTCAAGTGTGCTGGAGAGAAGGGTGCAAAGTAAGTTAAGAGAACTAGGAACTATACTAGTTCCTCATAGAGCATTTACCGCTTATGTGGGTTATGATGGCATTGAGAATAGTTTGTTAGTTCCTATATTTGGTAACAGATCTTTGCTGCGCGCAGAGGAGAGGACGGTAAGGAGGAATCAGTATTATTTGTTGGAAAGGGCTAGAATAAGGCATCCAAAGATCTTTGGAAGCCCTGAGCAGATCGACAGACCTGTCATAATCAAAGTTCAAGAAGCAAAACGGAAGATGGAACGTGCTTTCTTTATAGCTTCTACCTACGAGGATTACAAGCAAAAACTTCAACAGAGAATTGAAAAGGGGATAATTGGTAGAGATGATCTAGCACGAGCTGTTATTGAGGAGTTTGTGATCGGAACATACTTCAACTTTAACTTCTTCTATTCTCCATTGAAAGATGAGGTAGAGTTCTTGGGCATAGAGAGACGTTTGCAGACTAACATTCACGACTTTGTTACAATACCTGCTAGGCAACAACTTGACATAGACATACAGCTGCAGAACATAGAAGTTGGTCATACGCCTGCAAGCATACGCGAATCTTTGCTTGAAAAGGTCTTTGCGATGGGAGATAAATTCGTTAGAGCTACGAAAAAGGAGTACCCGCCTGGCATAATAGGCCCTCTTTCGCTTCAAAGTGTAGTAACAGTCGACATGGATATAGTAGTGTATGATGTCTCCTTAAGAGTGCCGGGCAACCCCATTATGGCTACCACAAGTCCATATACAAAGTACTATTATGGTAAGACGTTCGGAGTGGGAAGAAGGATAGCCATGGAGATAAAGAATGCCTATATTGAGGAAAGAATTGTCGATGTGGTAACCTAA
- a CDS encoding DUF151 domain-containing protein, producing the protein MTYNSDEGDGRDYILAKISYVGFVDPYGVEGVVILKTDNGKEFPMRAFSGEVARHIARFQQGDKGSIPTIYNLVEEIAEMKELLLAEVRVYQSGSVLRANLHFRSRNDELVLRNYRASDCIALAAFYDIPILVRKNLFEEAVQEK; encoded by the coding sequence ATGACCTATAATTCTGATGAAGGGGATGGTCGCGATTACATACTGGCTAAGATAAGCTATGTCGGATTTGTGGATCCTTATGGCGTCGAAGGAGTTGTCATACTTAAGACTGATAACGGGAAGGAATTTCCAATGCGGGCCTTTTCTGGAGAGGTTGCTAGGCATATAGCAAGATTCCAGCAGGGTGACAAGGGAAGCATACCTACCATATACAACTTGGTTGAAGAGATAGCTGAGATGAAAGAATTGTTGCTTGCAGAAGTACGGGTTTATCAGAGTGGTTCAGTATTACGCGCAAACCTCCACTTTAGGAGCAGAAATGACGAACTGGTCTTAAGAAACTACAGGGCGTCTGATTGTATAGCGCTTGCAGCATTTTACGATATACCGATCTTGGTAAGAAAAAATCTCTTCGAGGAAGCCGTGCAGGAAAAATAA
- a CDS encoding ABC transporter permease, translating to MAIADTVKVLAQGTWIGWKVESNWTDPFVFFAYMIAKPIASVFLIGLIFLLGSEAAGIRDPEFFFYAFTGAIFFIYPASMAVSLGYLVHEDRAKYEVLKHIYIAPKSVKPYIFGRAVAAAINATVSVIIAYVIGTMVFGNSFGLELGVDALLVNYPLLIVTIMLGIVAFSFLGLLLCAINLVSFKLQYSLSEYTTGIMFLLSGVVFPISMLPIVAQQVGFALPSTHFLNLVRLALSNSDAFTNDLTYMILGTIGFATVALILFKLAEYRARNKGMIDRKAEY from the coding sequence GTAAAGGTGTTAGCACAGGGCACATGGATAGGCTGGAAAGTCGAGTCTAACTGGACTGATCCGTTTGTATTCTTTGCGTATATGATAGCCAAGCCGATAGCCAGTGTATTCCTAATCGGATTGATATTCTTGCTTGGCAGTGAGGCCGCAGGTATAAGGGACCCAGAGTTCTTCTTTTATGCATTCACGGGAGCTATATTCTTCATCTACCCAGCATCGATGGCGGTTTCACTGGGATATTTGGTACATGAAGATCGTGCAAAGTATGAGGTGCTGAAACATATCTATATAGCGCCAAAATCTGTAAAACCATATATCTTTGGCAGAGCGGTTGCTGCAGCGATAAATGCTACAGTATCGGTAATAATAGCATATGTTATAGGCACAATGGTATTCGGAAACTCTTTTGGATTAGAGCTGGGTGTAGATGCATTGCTTGTTAATTATCCCTTGCTTATAGTAACCATAATGCTAGGTATAGTAGCATTCAGTTTCTTAGGACTATTGCTCTGTGCAATTAATTTAGTATCTTTCAAATTACAGTATTCGTTGAGCGAGTATACAACCGGTATAATGTTCCTTCTTTCAGGCGTGGTATTTCCTATAAGTATGCTACCCATAGTTGCACAACAGGTAGGCTTTGCATTGCCATCCACTCACTTTCTAAACTTGGTAAGACTTGCGCTCTCCAACTCAGATGCATTCACCAATGACCTCACATATATGATCCTGGGTACCATCGGGTTTGCTACAGTAGCTTTAATACTCTTCAAACTCGCCGAGTATAGGGCTAGAAATAAGGGAATGATAGACAGAAAGGCAGAGTACTGA